In Terriglobus aquaticus, the genomic window AGGCAGGCGCCGGAACGTTGCGATTCGCGGGTGCCACTGTCGTTCCGGCGAGCGCGGGCGCAGTCACGGTGGAAGCCATGGAGGACCTGGTGGTGGTGCGATCGATGCCCTCGCGAGTTCCCGTCGCACCCAGCCACGGGCGGGCGCTGTAGACTCAGACCCATGCGCGTCTTTGGTATCGACTGCGGAACCGAGTACACCGGCTGGGGTGTGGTCGAGATGGTCGATGGCCCGCGGGAAAGCCGGTTGGAGCCCATCGCAGCGGGCGCGATCAAGCTGGACCGGAAGCATCGCACGCCGCAGCGGCTGCACCAGGTGTACGTGGAACTGACAGCACTGCTGGAGGCGTATTCGCCGGAGGTGGTTGCGATTGAGGACGTGTTCTTCGCTGCAAATGCAAAGAGCGCGTTGAAACTGGGGCACGTGCGTGGCGTTGCCATGCTCTCTGCCGCGGCGTGCGGCTTGCCGGTAGTCGAATACGCACCGCTCTCCATCAAATCCGCAGTGGTCGGGCACGGGCTGGCAGCGAAGGAGCAGGTGCAGTTTATGGTCGCGCGGCTGTTAGACCTGGAGCGCGCGCCCGAACCGGCAGATGCCGCGGACGCGCTTGCCATTGCCATTTGCCACATCCACAACGCGCGTTCTGCGCAAGGACTTCTTCGTTGATGCATCGCCCGAAACTTCTGCTCCGTTCCGTTCCATTCCTGATGTTGCTGAGCGCGAGTGCCGTGCAGGCCCAGGTTGCTTCGGGATTTCGGCTGAACGCCACCTATGATCGCCCGGGACTGCCGGTGCCGCATTGGCAATTGCGCATCGCACCCACGGGTCAGGCTGAGTACACGTCAGAGCACGCCGCTGGAGCACCCCCCGCTGCTGCTACACCCATCACCTTCAAGCTGTCGCAGGCGGGAAGCGCGAAGCTGATGAAGTTTCTGAGCGATTCCCACGGAATGCAGCCCTGCGAGACGAAGACCAAGGGCCTAGCGCGGATGGGGATGAAGACGCTGGAATTCCAAGAGGGCACGCACGCAGCGGCGAGCTGCACCTTCAACTACACGGATAACAAACCGCTGGCCGCAGCTACGGAGTATTTGCTGGCGGTGAGTTACACCATCGAACAGGGAGCCACGCTGGATCACCTGCACCGGTATGACCGTCTCGGTCTGGACCCGGTGATGACGCAGCTTGCGACGGCGTTCAAGAACGGGCAGGCCCAGGAAGTGCAGGCCATCCGGCCGACTCTGGCGTCGCTGGCGAACGACGACGCCGTGTTGGAGCGGGTACGCCAGAAAGCGGCGGAATTGCTGGTGGCAGCCGACCGCCCCTGACACTGGCCTCTGAACTCGTAGTGGGCGTATGCTCAGCGCGATGAGGGCACATGCGGTAAGTCGGTTGGCTTGCGTTCGGCGATGGAGCGGGTCACAGGGAGTTGTATTGATTTGCGCCATTGCGGGCAGCCTCGCCTGCGCGCATCTCCCGCAATTGCTCGCCCAGACGGGCGCGCGTGAGCCAGGGCCGGCGGTCGCTCGCATGAGCTTGATCGATGGCGAGGTTCACGTAGCCAGCGCAGGGTACAACGCCGAAGCTGTGGATGCTGCCCTCAACATGCCGATCGGTCCCGGGCAGTCGGTGCGCACCGGAGCGAACGCGGACAGCGAAGTGGAGTTCCCGGATGGCTCGGTCTTGCGCCTGGCTGCGGGTAGTTCTGCAACGCTGATCCGGTTGCAGCCGCAAACGGAGATCGGTCTGGACGATGGGCTGTACTACCTGGAGTTGCGTGCCGGTACCGATCCTCAATTTGTGGTCTACGCGGGCGAGGTCAGTGTGGCGCCGCTGGAGAACGCAAGCATTCGTGTTCGTGTGCAAAACGGTCAGCCGGAGGTCGCTGTTCTGCGTGGCAGTGTGAGCGTGACCCGGCCCAACAGCTATACCGTCGACGTGCAACAGGGAGAAAGCCTTCGCGCTGACGCGAAAGACTCGCGGCGCTACCTGCTGGCGGAAGGAGTCGCCGATGAGACGGCTGACCGCTGGAACGAGCGCCGGGCACAGCAGCTTGCCGACAGCAGCGCGAGTCAGACGATCGCCCGCGAGGATTATGCCGGGGACCAGGGCTATGGCTGGAGCGACCTGGATAGCAATGGTGCGTGGTACCCGCTGCCCGGAGAAGGCCTGGTCTGGCAGCCATACGGTGCCGACGCGAGTTTCGATCCATACGGGTTTGGGAACTGGGTCTATGCAGGTTTCGCGGGCGGCGGCGGATACGTCTGGGCGTCGGGCTATCCGTGGGGCTGGCTGCCCTACCACTGCGGATCGTGGAGCTTCTATCCCGGCTTCGGCTGGGGCTGGTTGCCAGCCGCCGGGTGCCGGAGCTACGGCGGGGGATGGCCGGTGGGAGGCCTTCCCGTGAAGAACGCCCCGCATGGGTGGCGCCCGCCGCTGCCGGTTCGGCCGCCTGCCACCGGAGGCATCGTTGTGCGGCATCCGACTCTGCCGGGAGCGCCACAGAACACGGCGGTCCATCAGATCGCGCAGGGGCCCAGGCAGGCGAGATCACTCGAGTGGAACGGAGTCACGCTGCAGCCGCTGAAGCCGATTGCAGCCGCTCCGATAGCACGCGGCAGCTCCGCTGTGGGATCGGCGCTGCGGCGTGATTTTCCTCTGCAGGATGGCACGCATGTTCCTGTGCTTGGGCGCGAGAGCACTGTCGCGGCGGTTATGCCGGGCCGAGCGCCGGAATGGCATGCCCCGACCGCCTCCCAGACCCGGAGTGACGAGGCGGACCGTACGGTTCCGCGTTCGGCGCCGACATCGGCCGGTTTGGCCGCTTCGGGGCACGCGACGTCCCAGGAAAGCCCGGCAGGTCCGGTGAATGCGGACGGAGCTGGTGGCGTTCTCGCAGCAGAGCCCGTCCTGAGCACAGGCTGGCACAGCCGGGTTTACTCGAACGTGCCTCCTGCGGCGAACCGTCCTGCGCCGGGCGGCTCGGTGGTGATCAGGCCCGCTGGTGTGCGGGCCGTACCTGCCGGTGCTGGCCCGGTGCTGCCGCCAGCGACTCGCCCGGCTTCTGCGATCGCACCTCCGGTCCGTCCTGCGCCCGTGACGATCGCACCGCCCCGAATCATTTCTCCTCCGCCAGCCCCGGTGCAGCACTCCAGCCCGCCGCCCCCGGCACCGGTGTTCCACAGCGCTCCGCCGCCGGCACCCTCAGCCGCTCCGGCTACTCACTCGAAGTAGCGGACGGGGAAGCGCCCAGGGCGTGGTACAGCGCCGCGAACTGCGACACGGAAAGAGCCTCCGCGCGCAGATCCGAGGTGACTCCGGCGGCCTCGCAGGCTGCGCGGATCCGATCCGGGCTGTACCCGGCGGAACGCAGGTTGTTCCCGAGCGTCTTTCGTTTTTGCGCGAAGGCAGCCCGCAGAAGCCGGGTGAACGCAGCATCGTTCAACACGCCCAACTCGGACGATCGGTCCCTCATGCGGAGGTGCAGCACGGTCGAGAAGACGTCAGGTGGAGGCGAGAAGGCGCTGGGTGGGAGAGTCAGCATGGAACTCACGTCTGCGTGGCGCTGGACCGAGACCGACAGAACGCCGTAATCGCGGGAACCGGGCGAAGCGGCGACGCGGTCGGCAACCTCGCGCTGCATCATCACGACCGCCGTGTCGATTGCGCTGGCGTGCCGGCACAGATGCAGAAGGATGTCCGACGTGATGTAGTACGGCAGGTTGCCGATCACGCGCAGCTTACCGTTTTCGGGTCGTAGCGCCGAAAGATCTACGGTAAGAATGTCGGCTTCGAGGATCTGCACATTCGTCGCGTTCCGAAAGCGGAAGCGGAGCTCGGCTGCGAGGGCGCGGTCTAGTTCCACACAGATCAGGTGGCCGGCGCGTTCGGCCAGCAGACCTGTGATGGCGCCGTGGCCTGGGCCGATTTCGAGGACCGTCTCGGTGGTGATGTCACCCAAGGCTTCGGCGATGCGCCGCGCGGCATCCGCATCGACAAGGAAGTTCTGCCCCAACTTCGGCTTGTGCTTCATCGGGTAGCGGGGCAGGGCGCCAGACGGACTGGAGCGCAGGAGAAGTTCAGATGCATCGTAGAGTCGAAGCCCTCTGGTTCAGGGTAACGCGGGGGCTGTGAGGGTCATGTATGCACATCGTTTTTGTGGCGCCGGAGTGCGCGCCGCGGGTCAAGACGGGCGGTCTGGGCGAGGTGCTCGGGGCTCTTCCCGCAGCCATCGCTGGCCTCGGCCATCGCGTAACGGTGTATGTCCCGCTCTATCGCAGCTTGCGGCTGGATATGGAGGAGCAGGGCGCGGCGCCTGTCGTGCTCGAAAGCCTTACCCTGCCCGGGCCCGGAAGCAACCGGTTCGCGCGTGTTCTGGATGGCGGCACCGACCGCGACGTTCAGTTCTACCTGGTCGACTGCCCTGAGTTGTTTGACCGGGAGGGCGTGTACGGTCCTCCCGGGGAGAACTACCTGGACAATGCGGTGCGCTTTGGTCTGTACTGCCGGGCGGTGCTGGAGGCCGTAAAGCAGCTTGGCGTCCCAGACGTTCTGCACCTGCATGACTGGCAGGCGGCGTTCGCCGCTATTTACTTGGCGACGAGCTACGCGGCCGATCCGATGCTGGGCAGGGTTGCGACCGTGTACACCATTCACAACGGCGGGTACCAGGGGCTATTCCCACCGGAGCAGTTGACCGATTTGCTGCTGCCGTTGTCGCTCTTCTCTTCGGGTGTACTGAGGGCGGACAAGCAGGTGAATCCTTTTGCAGGAGCCGTGCGGTCCAGCGATCTGGTGACCACGGTGAGCCCGGGATATGCCGAGGAACTGAAGACGCCAGAGTTTGGCGAGGGCCTGGAAGAGGTGTACTGCCAGCGTGGGAGGGACTTCGTCGGCATCCTTAACGGCATCGACGAAGAGGAGTGGGATCCCGCGACCGATCCTCACTTGGCCGCGCACTACTCGATCGAAGATCTGACGGGCAAGCGAGAGTGCCGCGCCGACCTGCTGCGAGCCTTTGGAGCGGATGAGGTCGCGGACAGTACGGCGGTGATCGGCATGGTCTCACGTCTTGCGGGTCAGAAGGGTTTCGACCTGATTGCCGAAGCGATGCCGAAGCTGGCCGAGATGAACCTGGTGCTGCTGATCGTCGGTCGGGGTGAGCCGGCGGTCGAGGCGCAGTTCCGCGATCTGGCCGACAAATACCCGGACCGTCTACGGGTTAGTCCTGACTTCTCCGAGGAACTGGCGCACAAGATGCAGGCTGGCGCAGACATGACGCTGATGCCCTCGCGGTATGAGCCGTCTGGGCTGACGCAGATGTACAGCCTGCGTTATGGGACGGTGCCGGTAGTACGGGCCACCGGCGGTCTGCGAGACACCGTGCAAGAGTGGGAAGAGGGAAACGGCTTTGTCTTCGAGGAGTACACCAGTGGAGCCTTGCTGGCCGCAGTTGGCCGGGCGCTGAAGGAGTTCGCCGACCGGGAGCGCTGGCGCGCCAGAGTGCAGAGGGGGATGGCGGTCAGGCGTGGATGGGATGGACCGGCGCGCGAGTACGACGCGGAGTACCGGCGCGCCGTGGAGGCCCACGCTGCGCGCACCAACGTCGCCAAGCTGACGGAGAAGGTCTGAACGCGCCGTCTGGAGCGAGTGCTCCGCTGGAGCTCGACGCAGGATGCGTGTTGCAGAGACAAAGTGGAGAGCCACGGCAAGCAAAGCCGGCCCACACTGCATCCAACTGCACGATTTCACCAAACAAGACGAGCAGGAGATCGGCACCATGGAATGGACCCCCGGCGGGATGAGCAATGATGTGGAGGATCGCCGCGGCGACTCGGGCGGCGGTGGTGGGTTCCTGCCGTTCGGGGGCGGCGGTTTGGGCATCATTGGCGTGATCGTACTGGTGGTTCTGAGTCTGGTGACTGGCCACAACTTCCTGGGCCTGCTGGGCGTCGGCGGTGGAACGCCACAGACACAAACGCGGCAAAGCAGTGGGCCCGTGCAGGAAAGCGCAGACGAGCATCGCGACACGCAGTTGCTCAGCTTTGTGCTGGATGACGCGCAGAAGTTCTGGACAGAAGACCTGCCGCAACAGATGGGGCGGCCATACCGGCATGCCAAGCTGGTGCTCTTTCGCAACCAGACGCAGAGCGGTTGCGGGGCTGCGCAGGAGGCGACTGGACCGTTCTACTGCCCGGAGGACGAGCGGGTCTACATCGACCTGGATTTCTGGGACGACCTGAAGCGCCTGGGCGGCAACACTGCAGACTTCTCGCAGGCCTACGTTTTGGCCCACGAGCTTGGGCACCACGTCCAGAACATCCTTGGAATTGAGCAGAAGGCGCAGCAGATGATGCAGGACCGCAGCCAACGGAGCCGCGCGTCCGTGGAGCTGGAGCTGCAGGCAGACTGCTTTGCCGGCGTCTGGGGGCACTCCATGCAGCAGCGTGGAAAGCTGGATCCGGACGATTTGCAGGAAGCCCTGAAGAACGCGGCTGCTGTGGGCGACGATCACATCCAGAAGATGGAACGCGGAACGGTTAGTCCGGAAAGCTGGACGCACGGCAGCAGTGCAGAGCGCCAGGGCTGGTTTAGCCGCGGGATGACGACGGGCGACGCCCGCCAGTGCAACACGTTCCAGGCGGGGCCGGACGGCTACCAACAGTAGTCGCTGATTGTGCTGCGTCTCTACTGAAGGATGCGCAGGCTGCCGCTGTTCGAAGTGGGTGTGCCGGTGCCGTCGATCGCTGCCTCGCGTTCGGCGAGGAAGAAGTCCCGGATCTTCTGTGCAGTCTTGGCGTTCACCACAGCTGTAAGGGCATCGGGCCCGGCGGCCTTAATGCCGCGAACGCTGCCGAAGTGCTCCACCAGACGCTTGCGTGTGGTGGGGCCCACGCCAGGGATGTTGAGCAGCTCGGAATCGCGGTCTCGCATTTCGCGGCGCTTGCGGTGATAGGTGATGGCGAAACGGTGCGACTCGTCGCGGATGCGCTGAACTAGGTGCAGAACGGGTGAGCGCCGGTCGAGGACCACGGGATCGTCCTCCTGGCCGTAGACGTAGATGACCTCTTCGCGTTTCGCAATGGACGCGAGCGGCTGCAGAGTGACGCCGATCTCTTCCAAGGCAGCGTAGGCGGCGTGGAGCTGGCCGAGGCCGCCATCAATGAGGATCAAGGACGGGAACGGTTCGCCGGACTCCTGCAGCTTGCGGTAGCGACGCTGAATCACCTCGCGCATGCTGGCGAAGTCGTCCACGCCGCTGACCGTTTTCACCTTGAACTTGCGGTAGTCGGACTTCTTCATCTCGCCCTTTTCCCAGACCACCATGCTGGCAACGGTCTCGGCACCCTGGATGTGCGAGATGTCGAAGCACTCGATGCGGGTGGGCAAGTCGGGGAGGTTTAGCGCGTCCTGCAACGCTTCAGCGATGGCGTTCTTGGATGGCTGCAGCGTTCGGAATCGCTGGTCGTAGCTTTGCTTTGCGTTCTGTCCGACCAGGTCGACGAGGGAGCGCTTGTCGCCGCGTTGGGGGGCCAGGATCTCGATCTTGCGGCCGCTCTGAGTGCTCAGCAACGAAGCGAGCGCCAGCCGATCGGGGAACTCGAGCGGAACGTAGATGGTGCGAGGCACGTACGGTTGGTCAAGGTAGTGCTGCTTGAGGAACGTGGAGAAGAACGCAGCCGGCGAGAAGGCTTGGGGCTGCGGGGGCAAGCTGTTCTCGACCACGGTTGAGAGCACGCCCGCATCGGCCTCGCTCCATGCGGGCTCAGGCTCTTCGGTGGGCGATGCTTCATCGGCATCGTCATCCTCTGCGCCGGCCATGAACTCCAGCTCAGGCAGGTCCTCCCAGAAGAAGTCGCGCTTATCGACGATCTTGCCTTCGCGCATGTGGAATTGCGCTACGGCCAGCATCTCCCGGTCGAAGTGGTAGCCGAAGACGTCGGCATCTTCGTTCTCAGCGGAGGCGATGCGCTGCTTTTCCTGAAGCTGGTGTACAGTGACGAGTTGGTCGCGGTACTTGGCGGCGAGTTCGTACTGCTCGTTCATCGCGGCGTCCGTCATGCGGCGCGTAATGCGCGACTCGAGCTCGCTTTCCTTGCCGTCCAGGAACAACTGAACGTCGCGGATGGCCTCGCGGTAGACCTCGGGAGCGACCAGGTTTTCGACGCACGGGGCTAGGCAGCGCTTGATGTAGAACTCCAGGCAGGGCCGCGGGTGGTAGCGATTCAGGTCGACCTTGCAGCTCGGGATCAGGAACGAGCGGTGAATCAGGTCGACGATGCGATGAGCGAGGTTGCCGGGGAAGTAAGGACCGAAGTACTGCCCGCCGTCTTTGCGCAGCTTGCGGGTGACGAAGACCTTGGGGTGCCGGTCGCCCATGGTGAGCTTGACGTACGGATAGGTCTTGTCGTCGCGCAGCAGGATGTTGAAGCGCGGCTTGCGCTGCTTGATCAGGTTGTTCTCGAGCGCCAGCGCTTCGTGCTCGTTGGCGACCTGGATGTAGTCGACGTCGACCGCTTCACGCATAAGCGTGCCGGTCTTCGCGTTCATCTGGTTCTTCTCGAGCAGGTAGCTCGAAACCCGATTGCGCAGGTTCTTGGCTTTACCGACGTAGATGACCTCGCCGTCGGCATTTTTGTACAGGTAGACGCCCGGCTGTCGGGGAAGCGACCGGATTTTCTGCTGAAGGTCCATCGGGAGGGCGTCGGTGCTTTTCCAGTTTAGTCGTTCGCACCGGGAAGAAAGTTCCCGGTCTGCCCCTTGTTTGGATTCGCGGAAGCTTGGAGAGGAGGCGTTATGGCTTTTTGGATGAGCAACTTACAAGTTAGGCGCAGATTGGTCCCGCACGTGCAACATACTCATCGAAACGTCGCGCCCATTTGGGCCACAGGGAGAGATGCGAGTGAACAAGTGGGGATCTGACGCACAGAAGTCGAAGGTTGCACGGAATGTGGGTGTTGCCGCTTCGGCGGCCCTGGTCATTCTGTTGAGCACCGGCTGCAGTTCAAAGAATTATGTGCGTTCGCAGGCCGGACCGCTGATCAACCAGACGAACGACCTGGACGCGAAAACCGCGGCGGATCACCGGGCCATTGTTGACACGGACCAGCGCGCGCAGCAGGGAATCGCTACAGCCAAGACCAATGCGGCGGCTGCCGATCAGCATGCTGGCGCGGCACAGACCGCTGCTGATTCGGCAAATAGCAACGCGCAGCAGGCTTACAACCGCGTTGATTCGCTTGCAGGGACCGTAGCCGGGCTGGACCAGTACAAGCAGGTCTCCGATACCAGCGTGACGTTCAAGTTCGACAAGGCGACGCTGACCGCGAGTGACAAGCGGCAGCTCGACACGCTGGCCTCCAGCCTGCAGAGCTCGCGCCACTACATCGTGCAGTTGACCGGCGGAACCGATTCGGTGGGGAGTGCGCAGTACAACTACGAACTGAGCCAGAAGCGTGCCGACGCAGTGGCGAACTATCTACAAGCGAAGTACGGCATTGCGCCTCACAAGTTCTACCTGGTCGGCATCGGCAAGGACTCGGCTGTGGCGAGCAACCGCACGGCTGCGGGACGTTCGAAGAACCGGCGTGTCGACGTGCAGGTGTTGTCGAACATGCAGGACGAGAACACGACGGCTGCCGCGAACACAGCGCCGGCAAACCCAAGCTAACGCTTTCTCAATCAGGAAAAGGCCCGCTTTTGGC contains:
- the ruvC gene encoding crossover junction endodeoxyribonuclease RuvC, with product MRVFGIDCGTEYTGWGVVEMVDGPRESRLEPIAAGAIKLDRKHRTPQRLHQVYVELTALLEAYSPEVVAIEDVFFAANAKSALKLGHVRGVAMLSAAACGLPVVEYAPLSIKSAVVGHGLAAKEQVQFMVARLLDLERAPEPADAADALAIAICHIHNARSAQGLLR
- a CDS encoding DUF6600 domain-containing protein: MSLIDGEVHVASAGYNAEAVDAALNMPIGPGQSVRTGANADSEVEFPDGSVLRLAAGSSATLIRLQPQTEIGLDDGLYYLELRAGTDPQFVVYAGEVSVAPLENASIRVRVQNGQPEVAVLRGSVSVTRPNSYTVDVQQGESLRADAKDSRRYLLAEGVADETADRWNERRAQQLADSSASQTIAREDYAGDQGYGWSDLDSNGAWYPLPGEGLVWQPYGADASFDPYGFGNWVYAGFAGGGGYVWASGYPWGWLPYHCGSWSFYPGFGWGWLPAAGCRSYGGGWPVGGLPVKNAPHGWRPPLPVRPPATGGIVVRHPTLPGAPQNTAVHQIAQGPRQARSLEWNGVTLQPLKPIAAAPIARGSSAVGSALRRDFPLQDGTHVPVLGRESTVAAVMPGRAPEWHAPTASQTRSDEADRTVPRSAPTSAGLAASGHATSQESPAGPVNADGAGGVLAAEPVLSTGWHSRVYSNVPPAANRPAPGGSVVIRPAGVRAVPAGAGPVLPPATRPASAIAPPVRPAPVTIAPPRIISPPPAPVQHSSPPPPAPVFHSAPPPAPSAAPATHSK
- the rsmA gene encoding 16S rRNA (adenine(1518)-N(6)/adenine(1519)-N(6))-dimethyltransferase RsmA; this encodes MKHKPKLGQNFLVDADAARRIAEALGDITTETVLEIGPGHGAITGLLAERAGHLICVELDRALAAELRFRFRNATNVQILEADILTVDLSALRPENGKLRVIGNLPYYITSDILLHLCRHASAIDTAVVMMQREVADRVAASPGSRDYGVLSVSVQRHADVSSMLTLPPSAFSPPPDVFSTVLHLRMRDRSSELGVLNDAAFTRLLRAAFAQKRKTLGNNLRSAGYSPDRIRAACEAAGVTSDLRAEALSVSQFAALYHALGASPSATSSE
- a CDS encoding glycogen synthase, whose product is MHIVFVAPECAPRVKTGGLGEVLGALPAAIAGLGHRVTVYVPLYRSLRLDMEEQGAAPVVLESLTLPGPGSNRFARVLDGGTDRDVQFYLVDCPELFDREGVYGPPGENYLDNAVRFGLYCRAVLEAVKQLGVPDVLHLHDWQAAFAAIYLATSYAADPMLGRVATVYTIHNGGYQGLFPPEQLTDLLLPLSLFSSGVLRADKQVNPFAGAVRSSDLVTTVSPGYAEELKTPEFGEGLEEVYCQRGRDFVGILNGIDEEEWDPATDPHLAAHYSIEDLTGKRECRADLLRAFGADEVADSTAVIGMVSRLAGQKGFDLIAEAMPKLAEMNLVLLIVGRGEPAVEAQFRDLADKYPDRLRVSPDFSEELAHKMQAGADMTLMPSRYEPSGLTQMYSLRYGTVPVVRATGGLRDTVQEWEEGNGFVFEEYTSGALLAAVGRALKEFADRERWRARVQRGMAVRRGWDGPAREYDAEYRRAVEAHAARTNVAKLTEKV
- the ypfJ gene encoding KPN_02809 family neutral zinc metallopeptidase, with protein sequence MEWTPGGMSNDVEDRRGDSGGGGGFLPFGGGGLGIIGVIVLVVLSLVTGHNFLGLLGVGGGTPQTQTRQSSGPVQESADEHRDTQLLSFVLDDAQKFWTEDLPQQMGRPYRHAKLVLFRNQTQSGCGAAQEATGPFYCPEDERVYIDLDFWDDLKRLGGNTADFSQAYVLAHELGHHVQNILGIEQKAQQMMQDRSQRSRASVELELQADCFAGVWGHSMQQRGKLDPDDLQEALKNAAAVGDDHIQKMERGTVSPESWTHGSSAERQGWFSRGMTTGDARQCNTFQAGPDGYQQ
- the uvrC gene encoding excinuclease ABC subunit UvrC — encoded protein: MDLQQKIRSLPRQPGVYLYKNADGEVIYVGKAKNLRNRVSSYLLEKNQMNAKTGTLMREAVDVDYIQVANEHEALALENNLIKQRKPRFNILLRDDKTYPYVKLTMGDRHPKVFVTRKLRKDGGQYFGPYFPGNLAHRIVDLIHRSFLIPSCKVDLNRYHPRPCLEFYIKRCLAPCVENLVAPEVYREAIRDVQLFLDGKESELESRITRRMTDAAMNEQYELAAKYRDQLVTVHQLQEKQRIASAENEDADVFGYHFDREMLAVAQFHMREGKIVDKRDFFWEDLPELEFMAGAEDDDADEASPTEEPEPAWSEADAGVLSTVVENSLPPQPQAFSPAAFFSTFLKQHYLDQPYVPRTIYVPLEFPDRLALASLLSTQSGRKIEILAPQRGDKRSLVDLVGQNAKQSYDQRFRTLQPSKNAIAEALQDALNLPDLPTRIECFDISHIQGAETVASMVVWEKGEMKKSDYRKFKVKTVSGVDDFASMREVIQRRYRKLQESGEPFPSLILIDGGLGQLHAAYAALEEIGVTLQPLASIAKREEVIYVYGQEDDPVVLDRRSPVLHLVQRIRDESHRFAITYHRKRREMRDRDSELLNIPGVGPTTRKRLVEHFGSVRGIKAAGPDALTAVVNAKTAQKIRDFFLAEREAAIDGTGTPTSNSGSLRILQ
- a CDS encoding OmpA family protein; this translates as MNKWGSDAQKSKVARNVGVAASAALVILLSTGCSSKNYVRSQAGPLINQTNDLDAKTAADHRAIVDTDQRAQQGIATAKTNAAAADQHAGAAQTAADSANSNAQQAYNRVDSLAGTVAGLDQYKQVSDTSVTFKFDKATLTASDKRQLDTLASSLQSSRHYIVQLTGGTDSVGSAQYNYELSQKRADAVANYLQAKYGIAPHKFYLVGIGKDSAVASNRTAAGRSKNRRVDVQVLSNMQDENTTAAANTAPANPS